CTACCAGTTTAAAGGCCAGCAACTTGTTCTCGTCTTCCAGCATCTTGTCCTGCGGTTGATCAAGATAACAGGAATGAGCCCAAAGCATAAAAGGGAACTGCCAACACATGAGAACTAATCATATATTCAAACTAGGCCATACATTTCTCACGTGCCTTTCCCAATGGTCCATCTGCACCCATAAACAAAGCAACATCAGTAATGAAGAAATCTAAAAAGTGCAATACCTATGTTGTCAACCGATGAAAGGCCAAAAGAACTGTGAAGAGAAATGACATATTACCAGTTTGTCATTCACGTTCACAATCCCATTGTCAAGTGCCTCCTCAATCATGATAAGCTCTTTGGGTTGCAGCGAGTTCAGATCTTCGCCTTTCAAGTGTCTGTACCATAAAAATGGGCGACTGTAATCTACGCAGACACCAATACAGTAATACTGAACTCCACATATAACCTATTTAAGGCTGACGAATTTACCTGAGCTCAATCTGCATATTATCGTTCTCTTTCTTGATTCGATCAATTTCCGCGCTAAGGCTCTGGAAAGATTCATGCGCTAATCAGTGAGAAATAActcttatatatgtttctatAAGATCTATAAACAAATGTGCTCTTCTGGCTCTGAAATACCTTGTGCTTCTCATCCCACAGTATCTTTCCGGAGTTGGTCTGGTATTTCTCCAAGATTCTTGATAgcctatatatacatgttccaCCATTGGAAGGTTACCAAACGTGCCAGGGCAACAGATGCAGATATCATAACTCAAAACCGAATTTAGAAAAAGAGACATTTTTCTGCAACAGAAACTGACTTTAAAGTTTAAACGAACAAGAAACAAATCTAGCCACAAACGCAGACCTAACACAAATACACAATTCCGTTCATGGAAAGTTGGTAGCATCCGAGGTAGTGATAAAAACTAAATCTTTAACCTAGCTGTTTCATCGAAATGATTCTTGCGTCTATTCCCCATCTAGACAAACACTAcacagaaaaatattatgtgcAAAGAACCAGGGAAATATATAAACGAGAAGATACGGGCACGCACGAAGTTTTTGGGGAGCAGTAGTCGTAGAGCTTCCCGGCGCTGGAGAAGATGACGACGCCGACCTCGGCGTCGCACAGGACGCTGATCTCGCGCGCCTTCTTGAGGATCCCGCTCCGTCGCTTGGAGAAGGTCACCTGGCGGTTGGTGGAGTTCTCGATCCTCTTGATCTCGATCTTGCCGCGCCCCatcccgcctccgcctccttcctccagCTAGCTGCCGGCAGCAACGAACAGTCAACAACAACAAGCGCGCTCTCGCCTTTCTTCCTCCACTTGCCTTGGCTGGTGGCGTCGGTATGATGTGGTGTGGttgggcgagggcgaggcggtggtgctggtggtggaggaggaggaggaggagtaaaGGAGTTCGCCATGGCAGGAAGAGGAATGGTGATGAGGAGGCTTTCGGGGCAGTTCAGTAGGGTGCTCCCGAAACGGCAATTCCcctgctttgctttgcttccgTTGGCTTGCTTCCACGTCCGATTTATTTCGGTTGCTGGAAAGCCGAAAGGCGAGGAGGGATTGATTGCTATTGATTTGATTAGAGACGTTTTCAGGTACTGTACTTTCTGTTGTGTCCTTGTCTGCGATACTGTATAAGTCTACTCGCATGTTGTATGCATGTACCTCCGCAGATACGGTCCACTTCTCGTAGCATTTGCAGTATGGAGACGTGACAAGTGGTCTTATAATACCACGCTGTTATCGTCATCcatagaagagagaaagggcGAGTGAGTAGTCTCGCTAGCTAGGTCACACTCACCTTCTACAAGACACTTACAGAGGTAGCACGGGATACaataggttttttttaaaagtcaCACCTTTGCCTTCCTCTGACCCTACGACAATCTTATGTTGGAGGAGAAGATCAGCGACGACCCTGCCTCCTTGTGGCCCTGCGATAATCTTATGCTGAAGAGAAAGATCAGCGACGACCTTGACCTTCCTATCCTGATCCATCTGCATTGAGAGTGGATATGGGAGGTGTTGCAGAGGAGGAGCTTGTAACCTTGATCCACTAGCATGGAGAGGGGGATGTGTGACGGAGGAGTTGATCCGCGTTTTGATGAGGCAGATTCGCCATCAAGGCCTTTACTCCTGGCAATATCACTTGACAAGGGTACTGCTACATTGAAGAGCTCAACGATTGTCGTCAATCTGTACCGCGGTTGCCTCGATCCGAAGGGGAAGGGACAATGGTAGTGTAGACATCATCACTGGAGGGCATAGGGGCTTGCGGCAGCGGGTCATCGGTAAAGGAGAAGAGATTGGTGACTAGCATGTCATTGAGGGGGAATAAAAACACAAAGAGAGTGTGTCGTGGAGCAAGGGAGGGTCACTActctatctctatctctctaTATATTCTTATTTATAGGATATACATgtaacttgaaaaaaaaatgaggattAGAGTAGAAAACAATAGGAGTCAACATGAAAAAACTATTTTGCACTACGAGAGAGGGGATGGTCTCAACTTATATggcattttattttctctctaggGCCACATCTCGATCGAAGATCTTGCACTGTGAATGTATTTAAATGATTATTACTTTACaaaataaagttgattttaacaTTTTCAAAGTTACCTGCgtagtttttgttttgaagAGTTTAAATCACTATCAGGTTAGATCTGATTTTCgggaaaaatgaaatataagGCTACTTCATTGTTACTTCGAGCTTTAGCAATTTTTAGTTAAGATAACAAACCAAATATGCAAAGTTCTATCATAAAAACACtgccaaattttggcatgaCTAGTAAATTTTCCGTGCTTTGTAACGAGATATTGAGTTATAATACATTAGTGATTATTTTATGAGCTTACTGAGAATAGATCCATTAAACACGATCTAGTATGCAAGAGGTAGTGATTGATCCTTTCAGTTTTCTCAGGGCGAGGCGACGGTTGGCCTTTTGGTTTCTTAGGATGAAAGTCTGCTACACAGTTTTCTTTAGAACACGGTACAACGAGACGCTCAATACAATATTAACGCTCATAACACACGCACATACTCTCCTAAGAGTACATTCGAAGATTGACCGACAAATCCTGAAGATTAATGAAGTCACCATGAGCACCTCGCTATCGATGGGTACGTCGCCTACCATTGAAAGCACCAAGCTGTTAGAGTCCTGAAAAATTCGCTTCAACAAGAAGTCGAACCTATGACTTCAAGCGCTACTAAGACTCTTGTAACCACTAGGTTACAGATCCTTTTACATAGCTACGCCCAAACACAATCCAGTGCTAACAAATTTCTACTAGTACTCCATCTGTCCCTACAAAAATCAATCCCTAGCTTCCCAAGAAAGTACTATGGAGTTAGCTAAATGATGAAAGTATTATGGATATTAAAAGGATAAAATTTCTCGATATACAAACCAAGAGTAGGTAAGAgtgaaaaaatgatttattttagaacaaatttaaaactctaaaaattgATTCATTTTggaaaggagggagtaagCGTCATTTTGGATAAAAGTAGGGAAGCCCATACTTCTCCACGGCCCAACAGTGGGCCCAGCCCGTGCATAcgctctagtttttttttttttttttgaggaacTGCATACGCTCTAGTTGACTTCGCCTAATCGGCCTCAAGAAGACTCATGGAAGCAAAATCGATCGCAGATGGCCTGAGATCCAGCGAGATCATCACGGCCCAAGAAAGGCGCGAGTCAACCACTCAACCAAACGCGGCCCATCAGGGCAGGGCTCCGTGCTCGGGAAACGGGAAAGGTaaacggcggcgaggcggcacgCCGAGCCAACGGCGACGAGAAATCTACGGCGGGtaccccgcccccgcccccgccgctcCGCATTCCCACCTCGCTCtccgcccccgcgccgccgtctcctccgaCCAAAACCTAGGAGAGCGGTTTGctccccccccctctctctctctccgcctCCAAAACCCTAGCTCCCTTCCCGCCCCACGGCACGCAGCTCGATCTGATGCCGTGAGAGCCCCAACTGGCCCGCCGTTTCGCCCATGGAAGATCCCGTGGCCgccccttcctcctcatccgccgccgccgcctccgccgtggcGCCTCTCCCGCTCGCTGCGCAGCAGgtgccggccgcggcggcggcggcggctcaggacgccgcggcgggaTGCAGGAGGCAGGTCTTCTCCGTGGAGCTCAAGTCCGGGGAGACCACCATCGTGTCGTGGAAGAAGCTGCTCAGGGAGGCCGGCCACGCGGCCACCTCGCCTccaccggccgcgccggcgttgGCGGCgtccgagccggccttccctGCTCTGCCCGGTCAGCCTGGTGCGGTAAGCACTACCATTACTGTTGCTACTGTCGGTTGGTCAACTGCTTTAGTACGCGTTCTGCATAGGTGCTCTCTGTGAGTTGATCTAAATAGATAGATTGGAAGCCTAAATGTTAGATCCGGAAGTGGAAAAGTGGTGCTTTTGTGCCTCTTGCAGGATATAGCTTTCTTAGGTTAGGGTAAATGCAGAAAAGCTATTTTCATGTCTTATGAGTACTGGGCGGCTTTCTTTTTCCTGGCTGATTACTGGCGTTATCACTTCGGATTTTGAAATGGCTTAATGTCTCTTCCTGTTACCTTGGGATTAATCTCTGCTGGAAACTAGTGCCTAGCCATTACGGCCAAACCTCTGTCAGGATGCCACTGTAGAAGAAAATTATGCCATAGTTACTGGCATTTTCTATTGTCATTGTAACTTATTCTAAACCTTACAattcaattttatatgttttagtcAGACCTTGTACTTCTACATCTAGAGAAGAATGGATAGGTTATGCTGGACACTGAAGACTGCTGTATCTGACACTAATTTATTGtacaatttgaaattttgaatcagGTGCATCCTCCAGAAAATGATTCAAAGGATCCAGCACAACCAAATCGGTTCAGTGCCGTTATTGAGAAAATTGAGCGCCTTTACATGGTAATGAATGCCCCTGACGCTGGATTCACCATTCGTTGAGTTCCGAGTTCTGATTTTTCTTCATTGAAACTGCCAGGGCAAACATAGTAGTGATGAAGAAGATCTTGATGATGTACCGGATGATGATCAATACGACACTGAGGATTCTTTTATTGATGATGCTGAATTGGTTAGTTATTCAATCATATCTAATTTTTACTTCAATGTATATATCTTCCTTAGGAGCATTTTATC
This is a stretch of genomic DNA from Oryza brachyantha chromosome 1, ObraRS2, whole genome shotgun sequence. It encodes these proteins:
- the LOC102722626 gene encoding MADS-box transcription factor 2, producing MGRGKIEIKRIENSTNRQVTFSKRRSGILKKAREISVLCDAEVGVVIFSSAGKLYDYCSPKTSLSRILEKYQTNSGKILWDEKHKSLSAEIDRIKKENDNMQIELRHLKGEDLNSLQPKELIMIEEALDNGIVNVNDKLMDHWERHVRNDKMLEDENKLLAFKLHQQDIALSGSMRDLELGYHPDRDFAAQMPITFRVQPSHPNLQENN